From one Rhopalosiphum padi isolate XX-2018 chromosome 2, ASM2088224v1, whole genome shotgun sequence genomic stretch:
- the LOC132920686 gene encoding longitudinals lacking protein-like produces MATITATQRVVNNHLTNFNYHHLSSVIKYLNNQQQTPQQPQQPKTWTTTNALSISQRYFEKIAPASVGIPALMNQNFYDMQDSGSDASGHDGYGRHRRHNRDKEPIFQCPDCDKRYRSKTSLSLHKRLECGKEPAFQCPYCPLKTHQKGNLQVHIKKKHNDHGELNRTY; encoded by the exons ATGGCCACAATCACTGCCACACAGCGTGTGGTGAATAATCATCTGACCAATTTCAATTATCATCATTTGTCAAGTGTTATTAAATACTTGAATAATCAACAACAAACACCGCAACAACCGCAACAGCCAAAAACATGGACAACAACTAATGCATTGTCAATATCTCAAAGATATTTTGAGAAAATTGCTCCAGCTTCTGTTGGCATTCCTGCGTTGatgaatcaaaatttttatgatatgcag GATTCTGGTTCAGATGCTTCTGGTCACGATGGCTATGGAAGACACAGGAGACATAATAGGGACAAGGAACCTATATTTCAATGTCCTGACTGTGACAAAAGGTATCGCTCTAAAACAAGTTTAAGTCTACATAAACGTCTTGAATGTGGAAAAGAACCAGCCTTCCAGTGCCCATACTGCCCGCTCAAAACACATCAGAAAGGTAACCTTCAAGTGCatataaaaaagaaacacaACGATCACGGAGAACTTAATAGgacttattga